The following is a genomic window from Mauremys mutica isolate MM-2020 ecotype Southern chromosome 4, ASM2049712v1, whole genome shotgun sequence.
gccatagacttcaatggggccaagattaaATATGTGAGGATTGATGGTCGAGCATTCTCACAGAGGAGTCTTCTAAACCTGAAGGTCATTTCCCTGGGTACACACGTCCAAACTCTGAGTTTTCAAGGCACAGTGTAAGGCTCAGCTCTTTCTCTGAGTGCCATGTGGAGGTTTGGTTGTGTGGAGCGCGGCAGGTTGGAATGCATATTCATTAACACTTTGTAGAACATCACTCCTTTGCCGAGCAGAGATAATGTCTACAAAGGCTCAGTCCAATGAAAATAAATCATTTCTGTGAATCGGATGGGCTTTCATTGATATGGTCAGCTCAGATGCTCTACTGCGCATTATGTAGAATGTGTTTACATTAGTCTTTTCTCTGATATTTTAACTCCATCTTTCCTTGAATTATATAGAGGGGAATTCTACAGCCTCTTTTGAGAGCACTTTTCGCttgcagatagatagatagatagatagatagatgagaagGGTGtgcagggatagatagatagatttttttAGGATCTGAGATCTGTGAACAGGCAGGAGAGCTCTTTTagcattaaaaatgtgtttatggtCATCAATCCTGCACTTCCTTCAAAAGTGGGGGTAGGAAATAGCAGAAATTTGCTATACTGTAACTAGCTGAGCTCTGGTTCAGATTCTTTCTTTAGAAGGAATTTGGTCTGCAGAAGCATTTGGATTCACCGGTCTTTTTATGAAACACTGAATAAACACACAGAAATTGCCAGATTCGATCAGACCTGAGCTCCATCTAGTGTCTTGTCTCTCATAGTGGCTAGTAGCAGATGGTGCAAAAGAAGGTTTAATAACCTTCAATAGGCAGGTGTGGAATAATCAGcccttcccccatctcaccctgatttctaatagttagagatttgtTGAAGTCCCTCCAGTTTCTTCTTAACAGCACTCCTAGGATCTACAGACATTTCCCAACTTCTCAGCTCATCCAGAAGAAGAGCTCAGACCACCAAGGTACTGAGCACGTTAGCCCCAATCCAAAGAAAcatataagcacatgcttaactttaagcaacttGAAGAATGTAagcagccccattgaaatcaacatgcTTAAAAttctgggtgctccacttcaggaaagatggagCTAGATTGGAgacagcccagaggagagcaataaaaatgatgaaaggtttagaagcgctgggggatggactagatgacctcttcaggtcctacatttctatgattctatgaaaagttaTGCACCTGCTTAAATGTTCTGCTGGACTGAGGGAAGAATGCTCAGCTCCacgcaggatcaagccctgaatGACCTATTGTTCTTTGCTTGGATGCGTTTGATGAAATAAGTCAAGTCCTTCTTCCTTTCTATCTTCTGTAGAACTGCATGTTAAGCAAGCTGCCTTTGAAGTTGAataatcattttatttgtttcagattagcagctgtgttagtctctatccgcaaaaagaacaggagtactagtggcataaggttttgtggactacagcccacttaTTTGTAATATTTGTCTGAATACCGACTGACTGACATGCTATTTGGCCAACACCAAAGAGTGGGTAAAGAAATAAATGACATGTGTGTGTACGTACGGCATGTGTATgaatatctacacacacacacacacacacacacacacacacactctttttctTGATCTTTGGCCACAAAAAAACATACCGCACATAAATACctgaggatcaagccctaaatgacctatttttgtttgcttggatGCATTTGATGAAAGAAGTCAGATCTTTCTTCCTTGGTACCTTGTGTAGAACTGCACATTAAGCAAGCTGCCTTTGAAGTTGCCTAATCATTTTATTCGTAATATTTGTCTGAATGCCGACTGACTCACATGCTAAGTGGCCAAAATCAAAGAGTGGGTAAAGAAATAAATGACACATCTCTGTATGTATGTCATGTGTATGAAtatgtacacacagacacacacacacatacatactttTTCTTGATCTTTGGCCACAAAAAACATACTACACATACATACCTCATGATCGCACTGGACGTTCACTACCTTTCATCTTGCCAGGGTGTTAGGAATGAGAACCAAGCCATCCCCATAATTTCACAAAGTGGAATGTGTGACATGAGCTAAGTACAATTAACAATTGTATGATTTGGCAATCGCTATTGTGACATGGGGTGAGGAAAGAGGTGCATTGAGGATATTGACATACGATGAAACAGGTTTACAGGCAGTTTCTTATCCCTATAAAGACaggttaaaagatcaatctatacatagaatattttttcttattaTGAATATGTTTCTAAAAATATGTTCACTGTTGTTAATTTTCTCAGAAATATTCACCCCTGGCTACACGCTTTTAGTCTGATCATTAGACGTGTACGTGTGGTAATTTTTCAGCAGCCGAAGAACAAGAAGCTACAGGATTTAGTCAGCATGGCTGCAGTGTCCAGAAGGGATAAATTTGGAAGCtccatttttgaaatattttctcaATGAAAGTATGTCAACCAACAACCAGAGAGTGCGATGCAAACTATGCGTTCCTCCTAACCATGTTATTGTTCCCAGGTGTAATGGAGATCCACGGATTCTACTATTGTCTAAGGTACCAGTCCCACAAAATTGAATATATTCCTTAATGTTATTCATGCGAGGCATTCCACTGAGTCTGTGGGGCTACACtaataaatgaaattaaaatatcagCAGAATCAGGGTCAAAATGTGTAAATCAGACTAAATGGCAGGGTAATGCACTTTCCTAGAgataaaggatttttttctcccttagaAGAAGTGAAAGAGTTCTGGGTTTTCCCATCAGTTGTTCCAGGTTCCATtcaggagcggctctaggcattctgccaccccaagcacggcaggcaggctaccttcggtggcttgcctgcggagggtccgctggtcccgtggcttcagcggacatcccgcaggcagcggaccctccgcaggcactccTGCGGGATGTCCACTgtggccccctgtggcttgccgccccaagcacgcgcttggcgtgttggggcctggagccacctctgGTTCCATTCCACAACTCAAAGGGTCTTTACGCATATGACCACAGTTCTTTATATTAGCATACACCATTTGCATAAGAACTAAGGCCTTCCTTTATGGTTGTTCCCACAGCTAGCGCCCCAGGCTGAATGAATGGCTGGAGGAAATTGTACGGCAGTGACCGAGTTCATTCTCACAGGTGTGACAGATCATCCGGAGCTGCAGGTCCCCCTCTTTGTGGTGTTCCTAGTGATCTATGTTATCACCCTGGTGTGGAATCTGGGGATGATGGTTTTAATCAGGATCGACCCCcgtcttcacacccccatgtacttctttctCAAGAATTTGTCTCTCGTGGATGCCTGTTACTCCACAGTCATCACTCCCAAGATGCTGATGAGCTTCTTAGCAGAGAGGAAAGCTATTTCCTATACAGCGTGCATCATCCAATATTTTAGCTTCATATTGTTGGTCATCTCTGAGTGCCTTCTGCTGGCAGTAATGGCATATGACCGTTATGTAGCCATCTGTAACCCACTGCTGTATATGGTCATCATGTCACCAAAGCACTGCCTGCAGCTAGTGGCTGGTTCATATCTATGGGCCTTCCTGAACTCCGTGATACACACGAGCGGTTTGTTAAGATTATCCTATTGTGACTCCAATATCCTGAATCATTTTTTCTGTGATATCAACCCACTTCTAAAGCTCTCCTCTTCTGGCACCTCTATCAATCAGctgcttgttttcctctttggCAGTCTGATTGAGGTGATCAGCATTGTGACCATTCTCATCTCATACATCTTAATTATTGTGACTGTGCTGCGGATCCGCTCCACCGAGGGCAGGCGCAAAGCCTTCtacacctgcacctcccacctgACAGCCGTCTCCATGTTCCACGGGACAATTCTCTTCATGTATTTCCGACCCAGCACCAGCTACTCATTGGACACAGACAAAATGGCCTCCGTGTTCTACACTGTGGTGATCCCCGTGctgaaccccctcatctacagcttGAGGAACAAGGATGTGAAGGATGCCCTGAGGAGAGCAATAGAGACAAAATTGAGGgcccatttttccccaaagggTGTCAGAATAGGACAACCAAATCCTCCAATGGCTTCTCTGCACACATAGGACTTGTCTCCACTATGGGGTGGATCAATGCTGCGGTGATAAATCCACCGGGGgacaatttagcaggtctagtgaagacccactggATCAACAGACTATCACTCTGGCATtgactccaccagaacgagataAGTAAGGGGAGTCTACGGGAGAGTTTCTTCTGTCGACCCAGTGCAATGTGAACCCCGTGGTAAGTATATCAAAGCTATATCAACTTGAGTTATGCAACTAACGTAACTCAAACTGTGTAGCTTAGATCGACCTGTCCCCGTAGCGTAGACCTGCCCATTGGCTCTGATTCAGAAAGtccttaagcacatgtttaaggatctctccctttgacttcagtggggcttaagcacatgtttaaagttaaacatgtattTAAGTGCTGCTTTGAAGAGAGATGTGTTCCTGAATAGAGGCCTTATGTGCATAAAAAGGCCATGTCAGTTA
Proteins encoded in this region:
- the LOC123368725 gene encoding olfactory receptor-like protein COR4 — encoded protein: MAGGNCTAVTEFILTGVTDHPELQVPLFVVFLVIYVITLVWNLGMMVLIRIDPRLHTPMYFFLKNLSLVDACYSTVITPKMLMSFLAERKAISYTACIIQYFSFILLVISECLLLAVMAYDRYVAICNPLLYMVIMSPKHCLQLVAGSYLWAFLNSVIHTSGLLRLSYCDSNILNHFFCDINPLLKLSSSGTSINQLLVFLFGSLIEVISIVTILISYILIIVTVLRIRSTEGRRKAFYTCTSHLTAVSMFHGTILFMYFRPSTSYSLDTDKMASVFYTVVIPVLNPLIYSLRNKDVKDALRRAIETKLRAHFSPKGVRIGQPNPPMASLHT